In Oryza sativa Japonica Group chromosome 2, ASM3414082v1, the following are encoded in one genomic region:
- the LOC9270817 gene encoding uncharacterized protein: MDNNIGGSTPTSLRRSCPFADINNASAGDSPKKRNNIGVFTPTSLTKSTPFADITNTSAGESRINNVPQKENMQKLQEDGAKLSALELRRKRARERYASMSPKKKEARKMKARVYKQLKEDEYSAPLGDITNVSVDDLRRCHVNDCSTLQQGSNHALLQPVDRTGPGSDQQHMITPRCLPFTVINNVAQYDNVDHTGSPFSCILQGATQNSHTLPANTDG; the protein is encoded by the exons ATGGATAACAATATTGGGGGCTCCACACCAACATCGTTAAGAAGatcat GCCCTTTTGCTGATATTAATAATGCGAGTGCTGGGGATTCGCCCAAAAAACGTAACAATATTGGGGTCTTCACACCAACATCGTTAACAAAATCAA CCCCGTTTGCCGATATTACTAATACGAGCGCGGGGGAATCACGTATAAACAATGTGCCTCAAAAGGAAAATATGCAAA AACTGCAAGAAGATGGTGCTAAACTCAGCGCATTAGAATTAAGAAGGAAGCGTGCTAGAGAGAGGTATGCATCAATGAGCCCAAAGAAAAAGGAGGCGAGGAAAATGAAGGCCCGTGTGTACAAGCAATTGAAGGAGGATGAATACTCAG CTCCACTTGGTGATATTACAAATGTTAGTGTTGATGATTTAAGAAGATGCCACGTAAATGATTGTTCTACACTGCAGCAAGGATCAAACCATGCATTATTACAGCCCGTTGATAGGACTGGACCTG GAAGTGATCAACAACACATGATCACACCTCGGTGTCTACCATTTACAGTGATCAACAATGTAGCTCAGTATGATAATGTGGATCACACTGGATCCCCTTTCAGCTGCATACTTCAAGGTGCAACACAAAACAGCCATACACTACCTGCAAATACAG